Proteins encoded in a region of the Ruegeria sp. AD91A genome:
- the tsf gene encoding translation elongation factor Ts, translating into MAITAAMVKELRDSTGAGMMDAKKALTETGGNMDEAVDWLRTKGLAKAAKKSGRTAAEGLVAVHVNDGNGVAVEVNSETDFVAKNAEFQEMVGKIAYAAEGVDNVEELLAADLGGKTVADTLTDKIATIGENMSVRRMAKLSGDTVVSYVHNAATNGMGKIGVLVALTGGDEAIGKQVAMHIAAVNPAALSEADMDPAVVEKEKQVQMDIARESGKPEQVIEKMIEGRMKKFVAESTLLNQQFVVNPDLTVEAAAKEAGATITGFIRLEVGEGIVVEKEDFAAEVAKAAQG; encoded by the coding sequence ATGGCAATCACAGCAGCAATGGTTAAAGAACTGCGCGACTCGACCGGCGCAGGCATGATGGACGCAAAAAAGGCGCTGACCGAAACCGGCGGAAACATGGACGAAGCCGTTGATTGGCTGCGTACCAAGGGTCTGGCCAAAGCGGCCAAGAAATCCGGCCGTACCGCAGCAGAGGGTCTGGTTGCAGTGCACGTCAACGATGGCAACGGTGTTGCTGTCGAAGTGAACTCGGAAACCGACTTTGTCGCGAAAAACGCGGAATTCCAGGAAATGGTCGGCAAGATTGCTTACGCGGCTGAAGGCGTAGACAACGTAGAAGAGCTGCTGGCAGCTGATCTGGGCGGCAAAACCGTTGCAGACACCCTGACCGACAAGATCGCCACGATTGGCGAGAACATGTCGGTGCGCCGCATGGCCAAACTGTCGGGCGACACCGTTGTGTCCTACGTCCACAATGCGGCCACCAACGGCATGGGAAAAATCGGCGTTCTGGTTGCTCTGACCGGTGGCGACGAAGCAATCGGCAAACAGGTTGCAATGCACATCGCAGCCGTGAACCCGGCGGCCCTGTCCGAAGCAGACATGGACCCGGCAGTTGTCGAGAAAGAAAAGCAGGTCCAGATGGACATCGCCCGCGAATCCGGCAAGCCGGAGCAGGTGATCGAAAAGATGATCGAAGGCCGTATGAAGAAATTCGTCGCGGAATCGACTCTGCTGAACCAGCAGTTTGTCGTGAACCCTGACCTGACCGTCGAAGCAGCGGCCAAGGAAGCCGGCGCGACCATCACCGGCTTTATCCGCCTGGAAGTTGGCGAAGGTATCGTGGTTGAGAAAGAAGACTTCGCAGCCGAGGTCGCCAAGGCCGCTCAAGGCTAA
- the rpsB gene encoding 30S ribosomal protein S2: MALPEFTMRQLLEAGVHFGHQTQRWNPRMGPFIYGSRNGIHIMDLTQTVPMLDQALQAVRDTVAKGGRVLFVGTKRQAAQPIAEAAEKSAQYYMNHRWLGGTLTNWKTVSQSINRLNQIDEAMESGAEGLTKKERLGMERDQGKLQASLGGIREMGGVPDLLFVIDVKKEALAIAEANKLGIPVVAVVDTNCSPDGVDYIIPGNDDAARAISLYCDLAARAALDGMTAQMGAAGVDLGAFEEAPVEEAVVEEAPAEEAAPEAKAEA, translated from the coding sequence ATGGCTCTTCCCGAGTTCACCATGCGTCAGCTGCTGGAAGCTGGCGTTCACTTTGGTCACCAGACACAGCGTTGGAATCCCCGCATGGGCCCGTTCATCTACGGCTCGCGCAATGGTATCCACATCATGGACCTGACCCAGACTGTTCCAATGCTGGACCAAGCTCTGCAGGCCGTTCGTGACACCGTTGCAAAAGGTGGCCGCGTTCTGTTCGTTGGTACCAAGCGTCAGGCAGCTCAGCCGATTGCAGAGGCTGCAGAAAAGTCGGCTCAGTACTACATGAACCACCGTTGGCTGGGTGGCACGTTGACCAACTGGAAAACCGTTTCCCAGTCGATCAACCGTCTGAACCAGATCGACGAAGCAATGGAATCGGGCGCCGAAGGCCTGACCAAGAAAGAGCGCCTGGGCATGGAACGTGACCAGGGCAAACTGCAGGCATCGCTGGGCGGTATCCGTGAGATGGGCGGCGTTCCTGATCTGCTGTTCGTCATCGACGTCAAGAAAGAAGCACTGGCCATCGCCGAAGCCAACAAACTGGGTATCCCGGTTGTGGCTGTTGTCGACACCAACTGCTCACCCGACGGTGTCGACTACATCATCCCCGGTAACGACGACGCAGCCCGCGCAATCTCTCTGTACTGCGATTTGGCCGCACGCGCGGCTCTGGACGGTATGACCGCTCAGATGGGCGCAGCAGGTGTTGACCTGGGTGCATTCGAAGAAGCGCCGGTTGAGGAAGCCGTTGTGGAAGAAGCACCCGCAGAAGAAGCCGCTCCGGAAGCGAAAGCCGAAGCGTAA
- a CDS encoding 1-acyl-sn-glycerol-3-phosphate acyltransferase — MAELESVNDPLWNSEEAPDPIELGFVGWILVLLRGLPLAILVFGGLLVLLAIRLIELPFFGVHRPVTPFISQFVCRNALRILGIGFHCSGALMKEHGAVVANHTSWLDIFALNARKRVYFVSKAEVANWPGIGWLARATGTLFIERDRKKAREQTAIFEERLKAGHKLLFFPEGTSTDGLRVLPFKTTLFAAFFSEELRDFMYVQPVSVVFHAPKGQPDRFYGWWGDMDFAPHLLKTLGARRQGSVELIYHSPARIRDFANRKELAAHCEAAVRHAHALARLEK; from the coding sequence ATGGCGGAGCTTGAATCGGTGAATGATCCGCTTTGGAACAGTGAGGAAGCGCCGGACCCAATCGAACTGGGTTTTGTCGGTTGGATACTCGTTTTACTGAGGGGATTGCCTTTGGCCATCCTTGTGTTCGGCGGTCTGCTTGTTCTGTTGGCCATTCGACTGATCGAGTTGCCGTTTTTTGGCGTTCACCGCCCCGTTACACCTTTTATCAGCCAGTTCGTGTGCCGAAACGCGCTTCGCATCCTTGGAATTGGATTTCACTGCTCGGGCGCGTTGATGAAGGAGCACGGTGCAGTTGTCGCCAACCACACATCCTGGCTGGATATCTTTGCCTTGAACGCCCGCAAGAGAGTCTACTTCGTGTCCAAGGCAGAAGTTGCAAACTGGCCGGGTATCGGATGGTTGGCACGGGCCACCGGGACCTTATTCATCGAGCGGGATCGCAAAAAGGCGCGCGAGCAGACGGCGATCTTCGAAGAACGACTCAAGGCCGGACATAAATTGTTGTTCTTCCCCGAGGGCACCTCGACCGACGGATTGCGTGTTTTACCCTTTAAAACAACACTCTTTGCCGCGTTCTTTTCAGAAGAATTGCGTGATTTCATGTATGTTCAACCGGTTTCGGTGGTGTTTCACGCACCGAAAGGTCAGCCTGACCGTTTCTATGGCTGGTGGGGCGATATGGATTTCGCGCCGCACCTGCTCAAGACTTTGGGTGCGCGCAGACAAGGATCCGTTGAACTGATCTATCATTCGCCGGCCCGGATCAGGGACTTCGCCAACCGCAAGGAACTGGCGGCCCATTGCGAAGCGGCGGTGCGCCACGCTCATGCATTGGCGCGGCTTGAAAAATAA
- a CDS encoding GNAT family N-acetyltransferase produces MPDAGPSFTIKLAETQDELHAAQRLRYDVFVRELGGGGELIDHVTGLERDRFDPYFDHLLALDDATGEVVGVYRLLPGDRAAELGQFYSEDEYDLTVLKQSGRKLLELGRSCLHRDYRGGTAMYHLWNGLSRYVAEREIEILFGVASFHGTDVQELAQPLSMLHHNHLAPPDLRVRAQPSVFQTMDLVAPDALDRRSAMLQVPALIKAYLRLGGFVGEGAFIDHDFNTTDVCLILDTTRMNERQKRIYGGA; encoded by the coding sequence ATGCCGGACGCTGGCCCCTCGTTCACGATCAAATTGGCGGAAACTCAAGACGAACTGCACGCCGCGCAGCGGTTACGCTATGACGTGTTCGTGCGTGAACTCGGCGGCGGGGGCGAGCTGATCGATCATGTGACTGGGTTGGAACGTGACCGGTTTGATCCTTACTTCGATCACTTGCTGGCCCTTGATGACGCGACAGGGGAAGTCGTCGGCGTTTACAGGCTGTTGCCGGGCGATCGTGCGGCAGAATTGGGTCAGTTTTATTCCGAAGACGAATACGATCTGACCGTTCTCAAGCAAAGTGGCCGCAAGCTCTTGGAACTGGGCCGGTCGTGCCTGCACAGGGACTACCGGGGCGGTACGGCGATGTATCATCTCTGGAATGGTCTCTCTAGGTATGTGGCCGAACGTGAGATCGAAATCCTGTTCGGTGTCGCCAGTTTTCATGGCACGGATGTGCAGGAACTGGCCCAGCCATTGTCCATGCTGCATCACAATCATCTGGCGCCGCCAGACCTGCGGGTGAGGGCTCAGCCGAGCGTGTTTCAGACCATGGATCTTGTCGCACCGGACGCATTGGATCGTCGCAGCGCCATGTTGCAGGTTCCAGCCCTGATCAAAGCCTATCTGAGGCTCGGCGGTTTCGTCGGCGAGGGGGCGTTCATCGATCACGACTTCAACACCACCGATGTGTGCCTGATCCTGGATACGACCCGTATGAACGAGCGGCAGAAGCGCATCTATGGCGGAGCTTGA
- a CDS encoding DUF3553 domain-containing protein, whose amino-acid sequence MTDMNAILAPGMFVRHPDFPEWGVGQVQSNVAGKITVNFREQGKVVIDGTRIALMPVFDP is encoded by the coding sequence ATGACAGACATGAATGCTATTCTTGCACCGGGCATGTTTGTTCGCCACCCGGATTTCCCCGAATGGGGTGTCGGACAGGTTCAGTCCAACGTCGCAGGCAAGATCACCGTGAACTTTCGCGAGCAGGGGAAAGTGGTAATCGACGGAACGCGCATCGCCCTGATGCCGGTCTTTGATCCGTGA
- a CDS encoding histidine phosphotransferase family protein, with the protein MGNTNVNLAELIGSRICHDLISPIGAITNGLELLDMVGAVQGPEMELISGSVGSAGARIRFFRVAFGSAGEQPLGRAEVTELLKDMERTGRVRVIWNLKEPVPRNQVKLAFLGIMCCESAMPLGGTVEFKTQDEKWTITGTADKLNVDAELWKHVATGRFPNKITPAQVQFALLPETANAMGRRVSVETAATRVLLRF; encoded by the coding sequence ATGGGCAACACGAACGTCAACCTGGCTGAATTGATCGGCTCCCGAATCTGCCACGATCTGATCAGCCCGATCGGTGCAATCACCAACGGGCTGGAACTGTTGGACATGGTTGGCGCGGTGCAGGGCCCCGAGATGGAGTTGATCTCGGGCAGCGTCGGCAGCGCTGGTGCGCGCATCCGTTTTTTCAGGGTTGCCTTTGGATCAGCAGGAGAACAACCGCTTGGGCGAGCCGAAGTGACTGAACTGCTCAAGGATATGGAACGCACCGGACGGGTACGGGTCATTTGGAATCTGAAGGAACCCGTGCCGCGAAATCAGGTCAAACTGGCCTTTTTGGGAATCATGTGCTGCGAAAGCGCCATGCCACTGGGCGGAACGGTCGAATTCAAAACCCAAGATGAAAAATGGACGATCACCGGGACCGCAGACAAACTGAATGTGGATGCTGAACTGTGGAAACACGTTGCAACCGGTCGGTTCCCCAACAAGATTACACCTGCGCAGGTCCAGTTCGCTCTGCTGCCCGAAACGGCAAATGCAATGGGTCGGCGCGTTTCAGTCGAAACCGCTGCGACCCGTGTTTTGCTGCGCTTTTAG
- a CDS encoding glutamate-5-semialdehyde dehydrogenase: protein MKDFDSIPALMADLGKRAKAASRKLAFSSAERKHAALIAAAEAVWANRGEIIEANQKDLEFGIEKGLSPAMMDRLMLDEARVQGMVDGLRAVADQTDPVGEVLAEWDRPTGLNIQRVRTPLGVIGVIYESRPNVTADAGALCLKSGNAVILRGGSESFHSSTAIYACLVEGLKAADLPEDAIQLVPTRDRAAVQELLTLTDYVDVIVPRGGKGLVGLVQREARVPVFAHLEGIVHIYVDKAADPQKTLDVVLNAKTRRTGICGAAECLLIHQDIAETLGRDVIAALVNAGVEVHADGILAVEGTVSATAEDWGKEFLDSVIAAKPVADIDAAIAHIQRYGSNHTDCIMTEDGAAAARFFERLDSAILMHNASTQFADGGEFGMGAEIGIATGKMHARGPVGAAQLTSFKYLVRGNGTTRD, encoded by the coding sequence ATGAAAGACTTTGACAGCATTCCAGCTCTGATGGCCGATCTTGGGAAACGTGCCAAGGCGGCATCACGTAAACTGGCTTTTTCAAGCGCCGAACGAAAGCATGCCGCTCTGATTGCGGCAGCCGAGGCGGTTTGGGCCAATCGCGGGGAGATCATCGAAGCCAACCAAAAGGATCTGGAGTTTGGCATTGAGAAGGGCCTGAGCCCGGCGATGATGGATCGCCTTATGCTGGATGAGGCGCGTGTTCAGGGCATGGTCGATGGTTTGCGCGCGGTGGCTGATCAGACCGATCCGGTGGGCGAAGTGCTGGCCGAATGGGACCGACCGACAGGATTGAATATCCAGCGCGTGCGCACCCCGCTGGGTGTGATCGGCGTGATCTACGAAAGCCGCCCAAATGTAACCGCTGACGCAGGCGCGTTGTGTCTGAAATCCGGAAATGCTGTCATCCTGCGGGGCGGGTCCGAGAGTTTTCATTCCTCAACCGCGATTTATGCCTGCTTGGTAGAAGGGCTGAAGGCCGCCGATCTGCCGGAAGATGCGATTCAGCTGGTGCCGACACGTGACCGCGCTGCGGTGCAGGAGTTGCTGACCCTGACCGACTATGTCGACGTCATCGTTCCGCGCGGAGGCAAGGGGTTGGTGGGCCTTGTGCAGCGTGAGGCTCGTGTGCCTGTCTTTGCGCATCTTGAAGGTATCGTGCACATCTATGTCGACAAGGCGGCTGATCCGCAGAAAACGTTGGACGTGGTGCTGAACGCCAAAACCCGTCGCACCGGCATCTGCGGTGCTGCCGAATGCTTGCTGATCCATCAGGACATCGCCGAAACGCTGGGGCGTGACGTGATCGCCGCGCTCGTGAATGCTGGGGTTGAGGTTCACGCCGACGGCATACTTGCGGTTGAGGGTACAGTTTCCGCAACGGCTGAGGATTGGGGAAAAGAGTTTCTGGACAGTGTTATCGCGGCCAAGCCTGTCGCTGACATCGACGCAGCCATTGCGCATATCCAGCGATACGGATCAAACCATACCGATTGTATCATGACCGAGGACGGCGCTGCTGCGGCCCGTTTTTTTGAGCGCCTAGATAGCGCGATCCTGATGCACAACGCTTCGACTCAGTTCGCCGATGGTGGTGAATTCGGGATGGGCGCCGAGATCGGAATCGCCACGGGCAAAATGCATGCCCGCGGCCCGGTGGGGGCCGCCCAATTGACCAGTTTCAAATACCTGGTGCGCGGGAACGGAACGACCCGGGACTAA
- the proB gene encoding glutamate 5-kinase has protein sequence MAALTSARRLVVKIGSALLVDRDTGLLRSDWLHTLAQDVDWLKRQGTDVILVSSGSIALGRGVLGLPAAALPLEKSQAAAAVGQIRLARAYEEALAPHGITTAQVLVTLEDSENRRRYLNSRATLETLLGLGVVPIVNENDTVATDEIRYGDNDRLAAQIAVTVGADQLILLSDVDGFYSGNPNEDASATRFETIDRITPEIEAMAGDAGSGLSKGGMKTKLLAAQMATAGGCAMAITEGSILNPLKRLENGSSCTWFTATLDPHAARKRWISAMKPRGEITVDEGAANALANGKSLLPAGIVEVTGDFGRGDPVSILDPKARRLGQGISRYTAQEAGAIKGRKSSEIEATLGYPGRAALIHRDDLAL, from the coding sequence TTGGCAGCCCTGACCTCAGCGCGTCGCCTGGTCGTCAAAATCGGCTCTGCTCTGCTGGTCGATCGGGATACAGGTTTGCTTCGTTCCGATTGGCTGCATACTCTGGCACAGGACGTGGACTGGCTCAAACGGCAAGGGACGGATGTTATTCTGGTCTCGTCGGGGTCGATCGCGCTGGGGCGCGGTGTTCTGGGTCTGCCCGCAGCGGCTTTACCTTTGGAAAAATCGCAGGCTGCCGCTGCCGTTGGACAAATTCGTCTGGCACGCGCCTATGAAGAAGCGTTAGCACCACATGGAATCACCACGGCGCAGGTTTTGGTGACGCTGGAGGACAGCGAGAATCGCCGCAGATACCTGAACTCGCGCGCGACTCTGGAAACATTGCTTGGCCTTGGAGTCGTGCCGATCGTCAATGAAAATGATACAGTGGCAACGGATGAGATCCGGTATGGTGACAATGACCGTCTGGCCGCGCAAATCGCGGTAACGGTCGGCGCGGATCAGCTGATCCTTCTGTCAGATGTGGATGGCTTCTATTCCGGCAACCCGAATGAAGATGCTTCAGCTACCCGGTTCGAAACCATAGACCGGATCACGCCCGAAATCGAAGCCATGGCGGGTGATGCGGGTTCTGGTTTGTCAAAGGGCGGAATGAAGACAAAACTGCTGGCTGCCCAAATGGCCACCGCGGGTGGTTGTGCGATGGCAATCACTGAAGGATCGATCTTGAACCCTCTGAAAAGGCTAGAGAATGGTTCAAGCTGTACGTGGTTCACCGCAACGTTGGACCCGCATGCAGCGCGCAAGCGTTGGATTTCAGCCATGAAACCGCGTGGTGAGATCACTGTCGATGAAGGGGCTGCCAACGCGCTGGCCAATGGCAAAAGCTTGCTGCCCGCGGGTATTGTCGAAGTGACTGGTGATTTCGGGCGCGGCGACCCCGTTTCGATCCTTGACCCAAAAGCGCGCCGACTGGGGCAGGGTATCAGCCGTTATACCGCGCAGGAGGCGGGCGCGATCAAGGGGCGTAAGTCTTCCGAGATCGAGGCCACGCTGGGCTACCCCGGCCGCGCTGCCCTGATCCACCGGGATGATCTGGCCCTGTAA
- the obgE gene encoding GTPase ObgE translates to MKFLDLAKVYIRSGAGGGGCVSFRREKYIEYGGPDGGDGGKGGSVWVEVVDGLNTLIDFRYQQHFFAKNGQPGRGQQRTGKDGDDIVLRVPVGTEILDEDEETVICDLTEVGQRVLLAKGGNGGFGNLHFKSATNQAPRRANPGQAGIDRTIWLRLKLIADVGLLGMPNAGKSTFLAATSNARPKIADYPFTTLHPNLGVVGVDNAEFVVADIPGLIEGAHEGRGIGDRFLGHVERCAVLLHLVDGTSETVADDYRTIIHELEAYGGELAEKPRITVLNKVDALDDEERDLAKSELEEAVGGPVMTMSGVAHQGVTEVLRALRGQIDDNRVRQKPAEEAQPWQP, encoded by the coding sequence ATGAAATTTCTCGATCTTGCAAAGGTCTACATCCGGTCCGGGGCCGGAGGTGGCGGCTGCGTCAGCTTTCGGCGCGAAAAGTACATCGAGTACGGCGGCCCTGATGGGGGGGACGGTGGTAAGGGCGGTTCCGTCTGGGTCGAAGTTGTGGACGGGCTGAACACCCTGATCGACTTCCGCTATCAACAGCATTTCTTCGCCAAGAACGGCCAGCCGGGCAGGGGGCAGCAACGTACCGGCAAGGACGGTGATGACATTGTCTTGCGCGTGCCTGTCGGCACCGAGATTCTGGACGAAGACGAGGAAACGGTCATCTGCGATCTGACTGAAGTGGGCCAGCGCGTTCTGCTGGCCAAGGGCGGCAATGGCGGTTTCGGCAACCTGCACTTCAAATCCGCCACCAATCAGGCGCCCCGCCGTGCAAATCCGGGGCAGGCAGGCATTGATCGTACGATTTGGCTGCGTCTCAAGCTGATCGCCGATGTGGGCTTGCTGGGTATGCCAAACGCGGGAAAATCGACCTTTCTTGCAGCTACGTCCAACGCGCGGCCCAAGATTGCGGATTATCCGTTTACCACGCTACACCCTAATCTGGGAGTGGTGGGCGTCGACAATGCGGAATTCGTCGTGGCCGACATCCCTGGCCTGATTGAAGGCGCCCATGAAGGACGCGGGATCGGAGATCGCTTCCTTGGTCATGTTGAGCGCTGTGCTGTGCTTCTGCATCTTGTCGATGGAACGTCGGAAACAGTTGCCGATGATTACCGCACGATTATCCACGAGCTTGAAGCCTATGGTGGTGAACTGGCCGAGAAACCCCGGATCACCGTCCTGAACAAGGTTGATGCGCTGGATGATGAAGAACGTGATCTGGCCAAATCCGAACTGGAAGAGGCCGTTGGCGGCCCCGTGATGACGATGTCCGGCGTTGCTCATCAAGGTGTAACCGAGGTTCTGCGCGCGTTGCGCGGCCAGATTGATGACAATCGTGTTCGCCAGAAACCCGCTGAGGAGGCGCAGCCTTGGCAGCCCTGA
- a CDS encoding GNAT family N-acetyltransferase → MKLETIINQPVIETERFDLRPLRRSDMGLIEHYAGDERVARMTTSIAHPLAPGSTEAFVTRSMAEDRDEDVWVMDATKDDGPELIGLITLKRLDRNQSEVGYWVAPIYWNTGIASMAVEALVNANPLENATMFASVFQDNPASARVLTHCGFQYLGDAESYSVARDANVPTWTYSKKL, encoded by the coding sequence ATGAAACTTGAAACAATAATAAATCAGCCGGTCATAGAAACCGAGCGGTTCGATCTGCGCCCTCTGCGTCGTTCGGATATGGGGCTGATCGAGCATTATGCCGGTGATGAGCGTGTGGCACGCATGACAACCAGTATTGCACATCCTTTGGCCCCAGGCTCGACCGAAGCTTTTGTCACGCGCTCAATGGCTGAAGACCGGGACGAGGATGTCTGGGTCATGGATGCCACCAAGGATGATGGCCCGGAGCTGATTGGTCTGATCACGCTGAAACGGCTGGATCGGAATCAGTCAGAAGTCGGCTATTGGGTTGCGCCGATCTATTGGAATACCGGCATTGCCTCTATGGCTGTCGAAGCGCTGGTGAATGCCAACCCGCTGGAAAACGCGACCATGTTTGCCAGCGTGTTCCAGGACAATCCGGCCTCTGCCCGGGTTCTGACCCATTGCGGGTTCCAGTATCTTGGCGATGCAGAAAGCTATTCGGTGGCGCGTGATGCGAATGTGCCCACCTGGACGTACAGTAAAAAACTCTGA
- a CDS encoding LysE family translocator — translation MTVATTSFLIFAASQVGTPGPANMVLLGTGARYGFRAALPFVGGVILGKQLIIWPIGFGLLHLADQAPEVFTVLKYASAAYIMWLAWKIANTRLSRQQSEGRAPGFLAGLIVHPLNPKAWAMIIAGFTGFVAAGTPSFEATITIALCLLFCQVVLHPIWTFAGDRIAHAVEGRPVEKYLMWTLAGLTVASVLFVLFGGGTHS, via the coding sequence GGCCAACATGGTCCTGTTGGGAACGGGTGCGCGCTATGGCTTTCGGGCAGCATTACCTTTTGTCGGGGGGGTGATTCTGGGGAAGCAGTTGATCATTTGGCCGATTGGTTTTGGGTTACTGCATCTCGCGGATCAGGCACCTGAGGTGTTTACGGTACTTAAATACGCGTCAGCGGCCTATATCATGTGGTTGGCGTGGAAAATTGCCAACACGCGGTTGTCGCGACAACAGTCCGAGGGGAGGGCCCCCGGCTTTCTGGCGGGATTGATTGTTCATCCGCTCAATCCCAAAGCCTGGGCCATGATCATTGCCGGTTTCACCGGGTTTGTGGCCGCGGGCACGCCCAGTTTTGAAGCGACGATTACGATCGCTCTTTGTTTGTTGTTTTGTCAGGTGGTTCTTCATCCGATCTGGACCTTTGCGGGCGATAGAATTGCCCACGCGGTTGAAGGACGGCCAGTTGAAAAATATCTGATGTGGACGTTGGCGGGTCTTACGGTTGCGTCCGTACTTTTCGTGTTGTTCGGAGGAGGAACACACTCATGA